In a single window of the Candidatus Aminicenantes bacterium genome:
- a CDS encoding polysaccharide biosynthesis C-terminal domain-containing protein produces the protein MLKKIKELGKDTAIYGISTIVGRFLNFLLVPFYTHFISRADMGIYTNIYAYLAFLNIFYIYGMDAAFMKYSSLAGAEEKKKVFSTAYVFVCLSTLALTSLLLLLRIPFGQLMAVPARYSRLIYYVILILLFDTLALVPFANLRLERKAGKFAALKLANILINLGLNLLFFIKFHWGIEAIFAANLAASAVTLLLVAPEIVKRLRIRIDGVELKRMLRFGLPYLPASLAATMVQVIDRPVVLAMTNADTLGLYQTGYKLGIFMMLVVSMFQYAWQPFFLNNAREKNAREIFAKVMTLFVLTASLLWIVISLSIENLARLRIGPGSTLIEKHFLPGLVVVPIILLAYLFNGIYVNLQAGLYIEEKTKYFPYITGAGAVVNVAANLLLIPALGIVGAALATLASYLVMAAGIFYFAQKFYPIPYEYGKIFKILAAIFISGAIYYYLYYHGGLSVLIKLAMLGAFGAALIALQIVKKDELRRLGKMFFRFR, from the coding sequence ATGCTTAAAAAGATAAAGGAGTTGGGAAAGGATACGGCGATCTACGGCATCTCGACCATCGTCGGCCGCTTCCTCAATTTCCTGCTCGTCCCCTTCTACACCCATTTCATCTCCCGCGCCGACATGGGCATCTATACCAACATCTACGCCTACCTGGCCTTCCTGAACATCTTCTATATTTACGGCATGGACGCGGCCTTCATGAAGTACAGTTCGCTGGCCGGTGCGGAGGAGAAGAAAAAAGTATTTTCCACCGCCTATGTTTTCGTCTGCCTGTCGACCCTGGCCCTGACCTCGCTGCTTTTGCTGCTGCGCATTCCCTTCGGCCAGCTGATGGCCGTTCCGGCCCGCTACTCGCGCTTGATCTACTATGTCATCCTGATCCTGCTCTTCGACACCCTGGCCCTCGTTCCCTTCGCAAACCTGCGCCTGGAGCGCAAAGCCGGGAAATTCGCCGCCTTGAAGCTGGCCAACATCCTGATCAACCTCGGGCTCAACCTGCTCTTCTTCATTAAATTCCATTGGGGCATCGAGGCCATCTTCGCCGCCAACCTGGCCGCTTCAGCCGTCACCCTGCTCCTGGTCGCGCCGGAAATAGTCAAGCGGCTGCGCATCCGCATCGACGGCGTCGAGCTGAAACGGATGCTGCGCTTCGGACTCCCCTACCTGCCGGCCAGCCTGGCCGCGACCATGGTCCAGGTCATCGACCGCCCGGTGGTCCTGGCCATGACCAACGCCGACACGCTCGGCTTATATCAGACGGGCTATAAGCTCGGCATTTTCATGATGCTGGTCGTCTCGATGTTCCAGTACGCCTGGCAACCTTTTTTTCTTAACAACGCCAGGGAGAAAAATGCCAGGGAAATCTTCGCCAAAGTGATGACGCTGTTCGTGCTGACGGCGAGCCTGCTGTGGATCGTCATCTCCCTGTCAATCGAGAACCTGGCCCGGCTCAGGATCGGCCCCGGGAGCACGCTCATCGAAAAGCATTTCCTGCCCGGCCTGGTCGTGGTGCCGATCATTCTGCTGGCCTACCTGTTCAACGGCATCTACGTCAACCTCCAGGCCGGGTTGTACATCGAGGAAAAGACGAAGTATTTTCCGTACATCACCGGCGCCGGCGCCGTGGTCAACGTGGCGGCCAACCTGCTGCTGATCCCCGCCTTGGGCATCGTCGGCGCGGCGCTGGCCACCCTGGCCAGCTACCTGGTGATGGCGGCCGGGATTTTCTATTTCGCCCAGAAATTCTATCCTATCCCTTACGAATATGGAAAAATATTCAAAATCCTGGCTGCGATTTTCATCAGCGGAGCCATTTATTACTACCTATACTATCACGGCGGCCTGAGCGTTTTAATTAAATTGGCGATGCTGGGCGCGTTCGGCGCCGCGCTTATAGCCTTGCAGATCGTGAAAAAAGACGAACTGCGGCGCCTGGGCAAAATGTTTTTCCGCTTCAGGTAG
- a CDS encoding AAA family ATPase — protein sequence MNSKKFLPRVLNINLPVGQSAFLWGARKTGKTTLLRRQFANAFWIDLLDFDLFLRLSQNPKELRQMIAAQTKKTIVIDEVQKIPHLMDEIHWLIENKRYQFLLSGSSARKLKRSNTGLLGGRAWRYELFPLVSKEIGNQLDLSKALCSGFIPAHYLSSDFHMDLQAYINDYLKEEIQAEALTRNLPAFSLFLKSAALTNGMLLNYSNAAREAGVSAKIIREYYQILEDTLLGKRLLPWKQSKKRRLIDTAKFYFFDVGIVSGLLNYRSLTPGTNEYGRAFEHFILQECWAYNHYSQKNLELSFWRTTNGAEVDLIIGDGEAAIEIKSSDHAGERTKGLHLFSQEAKCRQYFIVSRDPFPRKLQNSIQIIPWQQFCAMLWQGDIF from the coding sequence ATGAATAGTAAGAAATTCCTGCCTAGAGTTCTAAACATCAACCTGCCGGTTGGACAGTCCGCTTTTCTATGGGGCGCGCGAAAAACCGGTAAAACCACACTTCTACGCCGGCAATTCGCCAACGCTTTTTGGATTGACCTGCTCGACTTCGATCTCTTTTTACGGCTGAGCCAAAACCCCAAAGAACTACGGCAAATGATCGCCGCCCAAACGAAAAAAACAATCGTCATCGACGAGGTGCAAAAAATTCCGCACCTGATGGACGAAATCCACTGGCTCATCGAAAACAAACGCTATCAATTCCTCCTTTCCGGTTCGAGCGCCCGCAAACTGAAACGCAGCAACACAGGTCTTTTGGGAGGCCGCGCTTGGCGCTATGAGCTGTTCCCACTGGTAAGCAAGGAAATCGGCAACCAATTGGATTTGTCCAAGGCGCTATGTTCAGGGTTTATCCCTGCCCATTATTTGTCTTCCGATTTCCATATGGACCTGCAAGCTTACATCAACGACTATCTGAAAGAGGAAATCCAAGCTGAAGCACTGACCCGTAACCTGCCCGCCTTCAGCCTATTCCTGAAATCCGCGGCCTTGACCAACGGCATGCTGCTTAACTATTCCAACGCCGCCCGTGAAGCGGGTGTTTCGGCAAAAATTATCCGCGAATATTATCAGATCCTTGAAGACACACTGCTCGGCAAACGGCTGCTCCCCTGGAAACAATCTAAAAAACGACGACTGATCGATACAGCCAAGTTTTATTTTTTCGATGTCGGCATTGTCAGCGGTCTCTTGAACTACCGTTCGCTTACTCCGGGGACGAATGAATACGGCAGGGCTTTTGAGCATTTCATCCTGCAGGAGTGCTGGGCTTACAACCATTACAGCCAAAAAAATCTGGAACTGTCATTCTGGCGGACGACCAACGGCGCTGAAGTCGATTTGATCATTGGCGACGGAGAGGCGGCAATCGAAATCAAATCTTCCGACCACGCGGGAGAGCGGACCAAAGGGCTGCATCTGTTCAGCCAGGAAGCAAAATGCCGCCAGTATTTTATTGTTTCCCGGGACCCTTTCCCTAGGAAACTCCAAAATAGCATCCAAATTATTCCCTGGCAGCAATTCTGTGCCATGCTCTGGCAGGGAGACATTTTTTAA
- a CDS encoding ATP-binding protein, translating into MKRDNYQDLLMWKNQTNRKPLLVQGARQVGKTYLVKEFARKEYKDFAYFNFEETPQLASIFESSLEPQVLLELLSAFWGRKIQKDHTLIFFDEIQECPRALTSLKYFSEQAPEYSVISAGSLLGVAIGKTSSFPVGKVNFLTLYPMSFFEYLAAMGEESLLELLLRKKDYNSLAEAFHDKLLRHLRYYLYVGGMPEVIAAYSSSRDIAVARSIQREILNAFERDFSKHTSTAEAIKNSEVWRSIPRQLAKENKKFIYGDVKKGARSSRYESAAEWLRKAGLIHLSYHLETPKQPLSGYAENDKFKIYLLDPGLLGAMLNIPSRMIVEGDRLFSEYYGAFVENYVANELTRLNIVDRLYYWTSKSDAEVDFIISRADGIFPLEVKSGQSRHAKSLRVYSQKYSPPHIYRTSTRNFTKDNDFIHLPLYAVALIGNL; encoded by the coding sequence ATGAAAAGAGATAATTATCAGGATTTGCTGATGTGGAAAAATCAAACCAATAGAAAACCCTTATTGGTCCAGGGAGCTCGCCAGGTTGGCAAAACCTATCTCGTGAAGGAATTTGCCAGGAAAGAATATAAGGATTTCGCCTATTTTAATTTTGAAGAGACACCGCAACTGGCTTCCATATTTGAATCTTCCCTGGAGCCCCAAGTTCTATTGGAGTTATTGAGTGCATTTTGGGGCCGCAAAATTCAAAAAGATCATACCCTGATATTTTTTGATGAAATTCAGGAATGCCCTCGAGCCTTGACCAGCCTGAAATATTTTTCCGAGCAAGCTCCTGAATACTCAGTTATTTCTGCCGGGTCTTTATTGGGGGTGGCAATTGGAAAAACATCCAGTTTCCCTGTTGGAAAAGTCAATTTCCTTACCTTATATCCCATGAGCTTTTTTGAATATTTGGCTGCCATGGGCGAAGAGTCCCTGTTGGAATTATTATTAAGAAAAAAGGATTACAACTCTTTGGCGGAAGCATTTCATGACAAGCTATTGAGACATTTAAGGTACTACTTGTATGTCGGCGGTATGCCGGAAGTAATTGCCGCCTATTCATCCAGTCGTGATATTGCGGTTGCCCGCTCCATACAACGGGAAATACTAAACGCCTTTGAACGGGATTTCTCCAAGCATACCTCTACAGCGGAAGCCATAAAAAACTCTGAGGTCTGGCGGTCCATCCCCAGACAATTGGCCAAGGAAAACAAAAAATTTATTTATGGGGACGTGAAAAAGGGCGCCCGGTCATCGCGCTATGAATCGGCTGCGGAATGGCTTCGAAAAGCCGGTTTGATTCATTTATCCTATCATTTGGAAACGCCCAAACAACCCCTGTCTGGCTACGCCGAAAATGACAAGTTCAAAATATATTTGCTGGATCCGGGTTTATTGGGAGCAATGCTGAATATTCCCTCGCGGATGATTGTTGAAGGAGACAGGCTTTTTTCGGAATATTACGGAGCGTTTGTCGAAAATTATGTAGCCAATGAACTTACGCGCTTGAATATTGTCGACCGACTTTATTACTGGACCAGCAAAAGTGATGCGGAAGTCGATTTTATTATTTCTCGAGCGGATGGTATTTTTCCTCTGGAGGTAAAAAGTGGACAAAGCCGGCATGCCAAAAGCCTCCGGGTGTACTCACAAAAATATTCACCACCCCATATCTATCGAACCTCCACAAGAAATTTTACCAAAGATAATGACTTTATTCATTTACCCCTCTATGCCGTTGCTCTCATTGGCAACCTTTAA